A genome region from Leishmania mexicana MHOM/GT/2001/U1103 complete genome, chromosome 28 includes the following:
- a CDS encoding putative phenylalanine-4-hydroxylase yields MLLRSRVFQGAAMGAAATLKHQYTSTGSNIKGADKKTRCRTSLQVSLSTDKPGELCHLLSVFKTYSINISQVANRPRAYENKAPLCTIFLDVDAYIESESMKKVMAELNAKFSNVVVSGSWVIPWYPTEPKDLDKLDQSTLAAGEELQEDPENPHPGFHDEVYRARRREIVRLAKNYKTGDQIPIVNYTEEENRVWTVVYDHLARLYPTHACQQYNYVFPLLLENGVLSRTQMPQLRDVSEFLNEATGFTVRPVTGLLTSRDFLNALAFRIFYSTQYIRHAAQPLYTPEPDMVHDIIGHLPLLSDPDFAKFTQTIGLASLGASDELLDKLAKVYWYSVEFGLCSEGGRRKAYGAGVLSSCGELEYALSDKPECVPWDPTVASKTPFPITKYQPRYFVAESFPDAQRKLETWLSSQERPLYTVYNSYSRCVQSYPKNTWNMLQEQMKRTNFTF; encoded by the coding sequence ATGCTGTTGCGCAGTCGAGTGTTCCAGGGGGCTGCCAtgggcgccgccgccaccctgAAGCACCAGTACACCTCCACCGGGAGCAACATCAAGGGCGCCGACAAGAAGACGCGGTGCCGCACGTCCCTGCAGGTATCACTCTCCACTGATAAGCCTGGCGAGCTGTGTCACCTGCTGAGCGTCTTCAAGACGTACAGCATCAACATCAGCCAGGTCGCCAACCGTCCTCGCGCGTACGAAAACaaggcgccgctgtgcaccATCTTCCTCGACGTGGATGCCTACATTGAGAGCGAAAGCATGAAGAAGGTCATGGCGGAGCTGAACGCAAAATTTTCAAATGTTGTCGTGTCCGGATCGTGGGTGATTCCGTGGTATCCGACGGAGCCCAAAGACCTCGACAAACTCGATCAGAGCACGCTCGCTGCCGGCGAGGAGCTGCAAGAAGACCCGGAGAACCCCCACCCTGGCTTCCACGACGAGGTCTAccgcgcccgccgccgcgagaTTGTCAGGCTTGCCAAGAACTACAAAACCGGCGATCAGATCCCGATTGTAAACtacacagaggaggagaaccgCGTGTGGACGGTAGTCTACGACCACCTGGCCCGCCTGTACCCGACGCACGCGTGCCAGCAGTACAACTACGTCTttccgctgctcctcgaaAACGGTGTGCTGAGCCGCACCCAaatgccgcagctgcgcgatgtGAGCGAGTTCCTGAACGAGGCGACCGGCTTCACGGTGCGCCCGGTGACGGGGCTGCTGACGTCGCGCGACTTCTTGAACGCCCTGGCGTTCCGCATTTTTTACAGCACCCAGTACATTcgccacgccgcgcagccgtTGTACACGCCGGAGCCGGACATGGTGCATGACATCATTGGTCACCTGCCCCTGCTCTCTGATCCTGACTTCGCCAAGTTCACCCAGACGATCGGCCTCGCGTCCCTTGGTGCCAGCGATGAGCTGCTGGACAAATTGGCAAAGGTCTACTGGTATAGCGTCGAGTTCGGCCTCTGCAGCGAGGGTGGCCGGCGCAAGGCCTACGGTGCTGGTGTTTTATCGAGCTGTGGCGAGCTAGAGTACGCACTGAGCGACAAGCCGGAGTGCGTCCCGTGGGACCCCACAGTGGCCTCCAAAACGCCGTTCCCCATCACCAAGTATCAGCCGCGGTACTTTGTGGCCGAAAGCTTCCCAGATGCGCAGCGTAAGCTGGAGACGTGGCTCAGCTCTCAGGAGAGGCCGCTGTACACCGTCTACAACTCGTACTCGCGGTGCGTGCAGTCGTACCCGAAGAACACGTGGAACATGCTTCAGGAGCAGATGAAGCGAACGAACTTCACCTTCTAA